In Acinetobacter piscicola, a single window of DNA contains:
- a CDS encoding methyltransferase type 11, with product MTTTHFSEYVEQHSSPQTIFVLGGGPSLKKHDLTPLNTPEHFVICCNQAFQLIPSAKITHHSDYAWWEQYQFRLASEFRGDFITGCGLGNSKTYPKAVTELKITPPTQWEQLFSSTMQVYGNNCGLQAMCIAHLFQPQNIVLIGFDFKTENGQSHGYATENSASIKRYESFWRMFLRDFTDFEKIKAKQWKKVFTDHPLPSIWNINPDSALSIYDRSKNLSDFL from the coding sequence ATGACGACAACCCATTTTTCCGAATATGTTGAGCAACACTCATCTCCTCAAACGATTTTTGTCCTTGGTGGTGGTCCTTCATTAAAAAAACATGATCTGACACCACTGAATACACCCGAACATTTCGTCATCTGCTGCAATCAAGCATTTCAACTGATTCCATCAGCAAAAATCACTCATCACAGTGACTATGCGTGGTGGGAGCAATATCAGTTTCGCTTAGCAAGCGAATTTCGAGGTGATTTCATCACAGGCTGTGGTCTAGGTAATAGCAAAACTTATCCTAAAGCGGTGACCGAACTCAAAATTACGCCACCGACACAGTGGGAACAGCTCTTTAGCTCAACGATGCAGGTCTACGGCAATAACTGCGGCTTGCAGGCAATGTGTATTGCCCATTTATTTCAACCACAAAATATTGTGCTCATTGGCTTTGATTTCAAAACTGAAAATGGACAAAGTCATGGCTATGCAACAGAAAATTCTGCCTCAATAAAACGTTATGAATCTTTTTGGCGTATGTTTTTGAGGGATTTTACTGATTTTGAAAAAATTAAAGCCAAACAATGGAAAAAAGTATTTACTGACCACCCTTTACCTAGCATTTGGAATATCAATCCTGATTCAGCCTTGTCAATTTATGATCGAAGCAAAAATTTGAGCGATTTTCTATAA
- a CDS encoding 2-oxo acid dehydrogenase subunit E2, translated as MQVKTPDIGVDKATVAEILVKVGDTIAVDDSIVLLESDKASVEVPSTSAGVVKNIAVTEGDEVSEGAVLIEVESAEAEATQSESTQVEEKVEVEPTQAETVAEQPKAETASPVTTSQTVEVKVPDIGVEKALVGEILVKAGDEIAVDDSIVVVESDKATVEVPSTVAGTVESVIVKEGDSVKEGVVLITVKTVSVAQETVAVAETKASPVASTPAEAPKAEATTVQAGPVEIAVPDLGVDKASVSEILVSVGDRVEKDQSLVVVESDKASVEVPSTVAGTIKAIHVSENQDVKQGMPLVTIDGVADVKPSEVIKEKAAAAQTETKAAPKAEKVVEPQAHLAHTSDKLSKEQQAENAKVYAGPAVRKLARELGVLLAQVESSGPHDRVVKEDVFAYVKQRLTAPPSAPQAAVTQVASGLPALPDFSAFGGSEIAPMTRLQQVSVPQLSLNNFIPQVTQFDLADITELEAWRGELKGKFKQDGISLTILAFIAKAVAFLLKEEPYFAGHLADDQKSVVLRHEIHMGIAVATPDGLTVPVLRNPDQKSIKQIAIELGELSKKARDKKLSPKDLQGANFTITSLGSIGGTAFTPLVNWPQVAILGISPATMQPVWNGEAFDPKLMLPLSLSYDHRVINGADAARFTNKLTKLLADIRNILL; from the coding sequence ATGCAAGTTAAAACTCCTGATATTGGTGTAGATAAAGCCACTGTCGCTGAGATTTTGGTAAAAGTGGGTGATACGATTGCTGTAGATGACAGTATTGTATTACTCGAATCGGATAAAGCCTCTGTTGAAGTGCCAAGCACTTCGGCAGGCGTGGTTAAAAACATTGCAGTTACTGAAGGGGATGAAGTTTCTGAAGGTGCAGTGCTGATTGAAGTTGAATCTGCTGAAGCGGAAGCAACGCAATCAGAATCTACGCAAGTCGAAGAAAAAGTGGAAGTAGAACCTACACAAGCAGAAACGGTTGCTGAACAGCCCAAAGCTGAAACAGCATCTCCTGTAACAACATCGCAAACTGTTGAAGTCAAAGTCCCTGACATTGGTGTGGAAAAAGCACTGGTCGGTGAGATTTTGGTGAAAGCAGGCGATGAAATCGCGGTTGATGACAGCATCGTGGTGGTTGAATCGGACAAAGCCACTGTAGAAGTCCCGAGCACGGTTGCAGGTACTGTAGAAAGCGTGATCGTCAAAGAAGGCGACAGTGTCAAAGAGGGTGTGGTTTTAATTACTGTGAAAACAGTATCAGTTGCCCAAGAGACTGTGGCAGTTGCTGAAACCAAAGCGAGCCCTGTAGCATCTACGCCTGCTGAAGCGCCGAAAGCTGAGGCAACAACTGTACAAGCCGGCCCTGTAGAGATTGCTGTACCTGATTTGGGTGTAGATAAAGCATCTGTGTCTGAAATTTTGGTCAGCGTCGGTGATCGTGTTGAAAAAGATCAGAGTTTGGTTGTTGTTGAGTCCGATAAAGCTTCAGTTGAAGTACCAAGTACAGTTGCGGGCACGATCAAAGCAATTCATGTAAGTGAAAACCAAGACGTCAAACAAGGCATGCCTTTAGTGACGATTGATGGGGTTGCTGATGTCAAACCTTCTGAAGTTATCAAAGAAAAAGCAGCTGCCGCACAGACTGAAACAAAAGCTGCACCCAAAGCAGAAAAGGTAGTAGAGCCACAAGCACATCTTGCTCATACCTCAGATAAACTCAGCAAAGAGCAACAGGCTGAAAATGCCAAAGTCTATGCGGGTCCTGCGGTGCGTAAACTGGCTCGTGAACTTGGTGTATTGTTGGCGCAAGTCGAGTCTTCAGGTCCGCATGATCGTGTCGTCAAAGAAGATGTTTTTGCTTATGTTAAACAACGCTTAACTGCACCACCATCTGCACCACAAGCAGCAGTGACTCAGGTTGCTTCAGGCTTGCCTGCATTGCCAGACTTTAGTGCATTTGGTGGCAGTGAAATTGCACCAATGACGCGTTTACAGCAAGTGTCAGTACCACAATTGTCATTGAATAACTTTATTCCACAAGTGACGCAGTTTGATTTGGCAGACATTACTGAACTTGAAGCTTGGCGTGGTGAACTGAAAGGTAAATTCAAGCAAGATGGTATTAGCCTGACGATTTTGGCATTCATTGCTAAAGCGGTGGCATTCTTGTTGAAAGAAGAACCTTATTTTGCAGGGCACTTGGCTGATGATCAAAAGTCAGTTGTGCTACGTCATGAAATTCATATGGGTATTGCGGTTGCAACACCAGATGGCTTGACTGTTCCTGTACTGCGTAATCCTGACCAAAAATCAATTAAGCAAATTGCGATTGAATTGGGTGAGCTCAGTAAAAAAGCCCGTGATAAAAAACTTTCACCGAAAGATTTACAAGGGGCTAACTTTACCATTACCAGCTTAGGCTCCATTGGTGGCACAGCATTCACACCATTAGTGAACTGGCCGCAAGTGGCAATTTTGGGTATTTCACCTGCGACTATGCAACCTGTATGGAATGGTGAAGCTTTTGATCCAAAACTGATGTTGCCGCTTTCATTGTCTTATGATCACCGTGTGATTAATGGTGCAGATGCAGCACGTTTCACCAATAAGCTGACTAAATTATTGGCAGATATCCGTAATATTTTGCTATAA